AATCCATCAGAGTTTGCGTTGAGCACGCCGTTGAATAGGCTGTATGGCGTGGGCGCGGAGCGTTGCGCGCAATTGGCCCGGCTGGGACTTCTCACGTTGGAGGATTTGTTTTTGCACGCTCCCCGGCGGTATGAGGATCGCCGGCATTGCACGCCGATCGCGGATTTGCAGGCGGATGAATGCGCGGTGGTGCGCGGCACGATTGTCGCGTGCGGGGTGAAGTATTGGAGCAAACGCACGCGTTCGCTGTTTGAATTGGTGCTGGAGGATGGCACGCGGCGGCTGCATTGCCAGTGGTATAATTGTGATTTCCTGGAACGGGTGTACGCGCGGGGGCAGGAGCTGGCGGTGTACGGCAAAGTCTCCGGGGTGCGCCCGTTCACGATGCGGCATCCGGAGGTGGAAATCCTTGATCCGGGGGAAGAGCCGTCGCTGCACATGAACCGGATTGTTCCGGTGTATCCACTGACGGAGGGTTTGCCGCAACGCTGGCTGCGGTCCCTGGTCTGGCGCAATTTGCAGGCGTTTGGGCGGCTAATTGTGGAGCCGCATCCCGGCAGTCTGCCCGAAGGTTTTGTTTCGCGCCTGGAAGCGGTGCGGCGGCTGCAGTTCCCGGACACGTTGGCGGAGCCGGATACCGCGCGGCGCCGGCTGGCGTTCGATGAGTTCCTGGAACTGCAACTGCGGATGTTGACGCGCCGGAGGAATTTGCAGGCGAACGCGCCCGGCCTGGTGTGCCGCGGGGATAATCGGTGGATCAAGCCGTTCCTGGGCGGGTTGAGTTTCAAGCTGACGGAGGCGCAGACGCGGGTGCTGCGGGAAATCCGGGCGGATCTGGGCGGACCGCATCCCATGCGCCGGTTATTGCAGGGGGATGTGGGTTCCGGCAAAACCGTGGTGGCCGCCTGCGCGGCGTTGATGGCGTTGGAAAGCGGTTGCAGCGTCGCGTTGATGGCGCCGACGGAGATTCTCGCGGAACAGCATTGGCGCAATTTCCAACGGTGGTTCGACGCGCTGGGGATCACGGTGCATTTGCGCACCGGCAGCCGGAAAACGGAAACGGAATGCGGGCCAACGGCGCGGTCGGCGGCACCCGCGTTGTATGTGGGCACGCACGCGCTCATTACCGAGGGGGTTGAGCTGGAGAATCTCGGGCTGGTGATCATTGATGAGCAGCACAAGTTCGGCGTCACGCAGCGGGAGGCGCTGGTGCGCAAGGGAATTTACCCGCATCTGCTGGTCATGACCGCCACGCCCATCCCGCGCACGCTGGGGCTGACGTTATACGGCGATTTGGATGTGTCAGTAATTGACGAATTGCCCATGGGCCGCGGTGTGATCAAGACATTTGTGCGCACGCCCGACACCTTGCCGAAAGTGTGGGAGTTCATCCGGCAAAAGCTCGCCACCGGACGCCAGGCTTACGTGGTGTATCCCAGGGTGGAGGAAGGGGATTTGAAATCGGGCGCCAAAGCGGTGCGGGAAGAGTACGAAACGTTGGTGCGGGTGCTGGCACCGTGGAAGGTGGGGCTGCTATACGGGCGGCTGCGGCCCGAAGAGAAGGAAAAGGTGATGGCCGACTTCCGCGCCAACCAGGTGCAGGTGCTGTTGGCCACCAGCGTGATCGAAGTGGGGGTGGACGTGCCCAATGCCACGATGATGCTTGTCGAAAACGCCGAGCAATTCGGGCTGGCGCAATTGCATCAGTTGCGCGGGCGCATCGGACGCGGCGCGCACGATTCGTATTGTATCCTCGTGGCCTCCCGCGCGACGGATGCCGCCCTGGCCCGGCTGCGTGTGCTGGCGGATACCACCGATGGCTTCCGCATAGCCGAGGCTGATCTGGCGTTACGCGGCCCCGGCGAGCTGCTCGGACAGGAACAAAGCGGCGTGCCCACGTTTAAATTCGGCGATCTCCGACGGGATCTGCCGCTGATTGAACTTGCGCGCGAAACTGCGAAACGAATCCTCACCGCCTGAGCGGCGGTTTACAGCGTAATTTGCTCCGCCAACTCTTCCGCCGGGTAGGTCCAGATTTCAGCCAGGGTGGGATGATAATGCGGCACGGCTGTCAACTCATGCACCGTCATGCGTTTGTACATCGCGACAACAATTTCGTGGATGAGTTCGCCCCCCTGCGGCCCCACGCAGGTGCCGCCGAGGATTTCGCCGGTGGTCGGATTGGCAAGCAACTTCACAAAGCCATCCTTGGCCTCCATGAGCAGTGACTTGCCGTGATCGTTGAACGGATACTTGGCCGCCAGATACGGCACCCTCTGCGCCTGGGCGGCTTTCTCCGTTAAACCCACCTGGGCGACTTGTGGTTCGGTGAACACCACGCTGACGAGCAACCGGTAGTCGCTTTGGCGCGGCTTGGCCGGTTGAATGATATTGTGTACCGCGATTTCGCCCTGCTGAATGGCAATATGCACAATCTCATGGGGACCCGTGCAATCCCCGGCGGCAAAAATATGGGGTGCACTGGTGCGCATCTGCGCATCAGTCACGATCCTGCCGCCCGCAACGGACACTCCGGCAGCGGCCAAGTTCAAGCCGGCGATGTTCGGCGCCCGGCCTTGCGCGAACAGGATTTCCTCGGCCGCAACGCGCACCGTTTGCCCGCGATGCTGAAAGAGAATCTCCTTGAGATTTCCGCAACGCCGCGCCCCGGTGAGTTGGGTGCCGGTGTACAACTCGATCCCCTCACGCCGGAAAACCGTTTCCAAATCCGTGGCGGCATCAGTGTCGAATTCCTTGAGCAGATGCTCGCTGCGCTGCACCAGCGTCACCTTCACATCGAACCGGGATAAGAACTGCGCCATCTCGACGGCCACCGCACCGCCACCCAAAACAATGAGCGAGCGGGGAAGCTGTTTGAGCGCCAGCACATCATCGCTGGTCAGGTACCCGAGATTGTTCAACGCCGGCAACGCGGGCGGCGCAACCACCGAACCGGTGGCGATCACAAAGTGCCTGGCTTTGATGGTTTGCCCGTCCTTGAGTTCCAACGTGTGCGGATCGGTGAACCGGGCCTGAGCGCGGAGAAACGTGAATTTGCCCGAAGCCAATTGTTGCCGCCGATACTCGGCGAACTCCTGGATCATCGCGTCTTTGCGCGCCATCACCCGGGCAAAATTGAAGCTGGCATCCTCGACGCGCAGCCCCCACGTGGCGGCGTTCCGGCAAAGGTGAAGCACTTCCGACGCGTACAGCAACGCCTTGCTGGGCATGCACCCGCGCAGGATACAGAGCCCACCCACTTCGGCCCCACCCTCCAAAATCACGGTGCGCAACCCGGCCGCCACACCGGTGCGGGTGGCAGCATAACCCGCGCTGCCGCCCCCAATCACTGCCAGATCATACATTTCATTCGGTTCACTCATGAGTCAAAGCATGCGCAACGATGACGATAATGACAAGTGAGTTTGTGAATGGGCACAGGCATGGAATTCGTCCATTCCAACTCTTTGGCAAAATATGAATGGCCGGACAAATTTACTGGCCATTTCCCGTAATGGACCATACCTTTGCCCAAGTAATGAATGCTGTAGCCGTCGAATTTGCAGAAGTATATGCCGGTCTGGCTCAAGCGCATGGTTTGGTCCGCGACGAGGGCGATTGCTTATGTGTGGAATACCAGGTTCAGGATGGCTTCGTGGGAGCGATCAAGAGCCGCGTCAAGCAAGTGCGCATTCCGTTGAGCGAGTTGGCTCACGTGCGCCTGCATCAATCGGCCTTTGCCCGCTGGTTCAGGCTGGGCGGTAACTTGATCGTCCAAGCCAATGGACTCGATTTTTTCAAAGATACTCCGGGCGCATCCCAAGGGCGTTTGAGTTTGCACGTCGCCAACCGAGACATGCCTGAAGCGCAACAGTTGGTGTCTGATCTAATGCAGGTTGGACGCCTCACCAGCGCTCCGCCGCGTATTGCCAAGTAAACGGACCGCCACGGACGGATCCCAAACACTATTCCACCAAGGCCGGTCAAAGACCCAAAGAGGCGGCAACCGAAGGATAAACAATGAATTCCGTTCGTTTACAAGTCGCGGAATGACTTGTACAATACGCGCGCATGAAAGGTCCCTCCGCCATTTCGATCAACCGGGCCAGTTACTTGGCCTTCATCACCGCGTTCGTGATCCTCGCGACACAGGTTTTGGCCGCCCGGATCATTTCGGCCAAGTTGCTCAACAACTACGCCTTTTTCGTCATCTCGCTGACCATGCTGGGGTTTGCATTTTCCGGAGTGGTTTTAAGCCGATGGTTGCCACGCTTGGCAGCACGCTTTAACGAGACCATCAGTTGGTGTTCCGGCTTGTTCGTGCTCTCAACACTGGTGGTGACCTGGCTTTTCTATCATGCGGGCACTGGCTCTCAGAAGTTTGCCACGCGCGGCGAGTTTGCGGCCTCGTTTCTGAGCCTCATGCCGTTTGCCTTGCTGTATACCGTCCCCTTTGCGTTCGGCGGATTTATTCTGGGTCTGTTGCTTGCCATGCCGGAATTGCCCGCCCGCCGGATTTATTGTTTTGACCTGATTGGTTCCGCGTGCGGTGCGCTCAGTGTGCTGCTGGCCATCAGCGGGTGGGGAGTGGAGAACAGCCTGCTGGCAGTATGCGGGGTGCAATGGGTCGGCAGTCTGTTGCTGGCACCGCCAAACGGGCGTGGTGCCCGCCTCGTGGCAGGCGTGGCGTTAATCGGCATCGCCGGAGCCGCTGTTTGCGGCAATTCCTTTTTTACCATGCGCAACCGGGATGATTCGATTCTCGGCAACACGGAAAAAGCCACAACGGGGTTCGTCCTTGAGCATACCGCGTGGGATCCCGTGGCCCGAATCGAAGTGACACGCATCCCGCCGCCCAACCCTCAGGAAATGCCTTATCCGACCTTGATCGGGGATAACCAGGCATTTCTCGGGCGCTTTAAAAAAGTCATCACCCAAAACAACTTTGCCTTCACCTACGCCGTGGACTATGACGGGAACAAACAGTCATTGGCAGGCATTGAGCAAACGATCTACTCGGCAGCGTATCAGGCCACTTCCATATCGAAACCCCGAGTTGCCATCATTGGGGTGGGCGGGGGATTTGATGTGCTGACAGCACTGTATTTTGATGCCGCCGAAGTGACGGCGGTGGAGATCAACGCCGCAACCGTACACCTCCTGAAGGAAACGTATCACGAGTATTTCAAGGCTTGGGTTGAGGATCCCAGAGTACATCTGGTGCAGGCGGAAGGGCGGCATTATTTGTCTTCCCACCCGCAAAAGTTCGACATTCTGCAATTGTCGGGAGTGGACTCCTATAGCGGAACACCGGGGGCGGCGAATGTGTTTTCAGAGAATTTTCTTTATACCGCCGAGGCGTTTGACCTTTACCTGTCCCGGCTAACCGACGCCGGCATGTTGAATATGATGCGCATGGAACACCGACCGCCACGGGAGATGTTGCGCGCGCTGGCCACCGCCGTGGCCGCCCTGCGCCGCAATGGTGTCACCAACCCCGCAAAACACATCATCATGCTCACGGCCACGGCAGGCAATTTCACTTCGATGCTGGTCAAAAAGACGCCCTTTGAGCCAGCCGAGGAACAGCGGATCATGGCTTGGGCGGCGACCAACAAATTTTTGAAGGCGACCGCCGCCCCGCGCTGGAACACTCCCGAAAAAAACTTCTATCAGCAATTCCTATCCTTGAATGATCCAGACGCGGAAGACGCTTACTTTGCGATGTGTCCGTTTAACGTTGTTCCCGCAACGGATGACAAGCCCTTTTTCTTCCGTTTTTCATATTGGCGGCATCTTTGGGCGCAAACCCCGTTGATCCGCGCCACCGTGCCGGCATTGGAAATCAGTGTGCTCATCCTGGGCGTTTTTATCGCCGCCGCCGCCTTGGTTTGCGTTTGGCTGCCGTTGCGGTTGATGGGAGAAACGTCGGGGGGGCAAGTGGTTCGCTGGCGGTACGGCCTCATTTTTGCCGGCACGGCCATCGGTTATATGGCCATTGAAATCGCCCTGTTGCAAAAGTTTGGCCTTTTCCTGGGCCATCCCAATTACGCCTTGTCCGTCGTATTGGCCGTACTGCTGCTGGCCACGGGCATCGGCTCGCTTTTATCGCGGGAGATCGTCCAAAGGCTGGGTAATTTAAGGATGGTGAGTTTTGTCCTGGCAGTATGTGTATTGGTCGAACAGCTTTTGGTGCTGCCGCATTTGTTGACGTGGGTGGCGCTGCCATTTGCCCTGCGTGCCGGGATGGTGAGTCTCCTGGTGTTGCCCCTGGGCATATTGATGGGAACGTTCGTGCCAACCGCATTGGAACATTTGAAAAATTCCGGCCATGCGCGGCTGGTTCCCTGGGCCTGGGGTATCAATGGAATTTTTTCCGTACTGGCTCCCGTGGCAAGCGTCGCCTTGTCGGTGACCTATGGCATCAGTCTGCTGCTGCTGTCAGCCATTCCGATTTACTTGATGGCAGGCATGGTTTTTTCCACCGGAAATACTTGGGAAAAGTCGGGCAAAGACCCAGGCAGATGCTAACCGAAGATCGCCGGTTCAGACCCGTTTTTTCATGATGTCCACCGCGTTTTGAACGGCGACTGGCACCTCGGCCAGATTGATGGTGGTGCCGCTGTCAGCCGCCCCATCCATCAGGGCACTCATGACAACTTCGGCGCGTTGGATGGCCGCACTCATGTCCTGAAGCATCACCGCTGACTCCTTATCCTCAACCACCGCGGGTTGTTTGGAAAGGTAGCTGATCCCCATGGCCAGGATTGCCAGCGGATTACGGACTTCATGCGCCACGGCAACGGCCAGACGGGCAAGCGATTCGATTTTGGCATAATCAATCAGGCGTTGCTGGGCTTCATGGAGTTGCTCGTGGGTAGCTTGTAATTGCGCCAGGGTTTCCTCCAAATGAAGTTTTTTCGACGCCAGGTCCGCATTCGCCCCTTGTAGCGCCGCCTCGGTTTCCTTCAGGGCGGTGATGTCTTTGGAAATGCCGCACGTACCCAGCAACTCCCCAGCATGATCGTTCAGGGGGATTTTGGCCACCAGCGCCCAACCGGTGCGCCCGTCCAAGTGAAGTTTCCGCTCAACTTTTCCGATCATGGGCTGCCCCGTGCTCATAACGCGCTGTTCATCCGCCCAAGTGACCTTGGCCAGTTCGGGTACGAAAAAATCAAAGTCCGTTTTGCCAATCACTTCCCCCGGAGTGGTCGCCCCCAAGAATTGCGCCTCGGCTCGGCTGACCCGGATAAAGCGGCCTTCGCGATCCTTGAAATAGACCCGATCCGGGATGTGATCCAACAGGCAGGTCAAAAGATCGTGGTCTGATTGCAGGTTTGTCAGGGTGGTGGTTGGAGGATTTTCCATGGTCGGTTAATCGAACATCAGTTTGGTTGGTGCCAGACAGATTTGCCCTTTCAATACCACCACCCGCGTCACCCGACGCGATCCGGTCCCGAAGCATAGCTTTTGGCCAAGGCTCATGATGCTTATGGTAGTATTCCTGAATGCGCAGTCAAATGCCTTTTTGACCAGATTATCAATGGGTCATGTGATCGCCATCGAAGTGGAATTCATTCGAGAGCACACACCCACTGCCGTCACCCCAAAGACAACTGAAGGGATTGAACAAAAATATTCACGCCATTGATTCAATAGTGCGTTTACGGCGATCTCGCGTTGCAAAATTTTGTATTGGCAGCTTGGCAAGCACTCTCCCAAATGGTACGCTAGCCTTGGAATAAATAGCTCAGGCAGACTATAATCCGTCTGATAAAATATGACACAACCGCAAAACAACCCGTTACGCGTGCTTATCGTGGAAGATTGCGAATCCAGCGCGCAAATGATTCTACTACTGCTACAACATGCCGGTTACCTGCCAACTTCCCGGCGGGTCGAGACAGCCGCAGCGATGCGAAAGGCCCTGCAGCAGGAACTATGGGACTTGATTATTTCCGATCATAAGATGCCCGAATTTGACGCGGCGGGTGCGCTCCAAGTGTACAAGGAAAGCAAACTCGACATCCCGTTCATCATTGTCTCCGGCATGATAGGGGAAGCGTTCGCGGTGTCCATGATGAAAAACGGGGCGCATGATTACATCTTAAAGCCCAACCTGCATCGGCTGGTTCCCTCCATTCAGCGGGAGTTGCGGGAGGCGGCTATTCGCCGGGAATTGAAGCGGGCAAACCAAACCAAACGGCATCTCGAATTCGGCGCCTTCCTTAGGGCGGCCCATTCCATTATCGGCCTCACCTCCCGGGAGGAAATCTGGAATCACCTGGCTCAATTGATCGGCCAATTCTTCAAAGTGAGTTGGGTCGCTTCCGCTGAACCCGGTGGCGCTTCAGGCATCGTCATCACTTCCTGTACGCAACCGGAAAAGGATTTCCCGGACAAGTTGCTTCAGAACAACAACCGCCAGATCATTGCCGGGGTCCTGGAGTACGGTGAGTTGATGTCACTGGAGATTCAGACGCCTGAGCCTTGGCATACTGCGTTTCTGCCAGCCAAGGTGGGACCACAAGTGAGTGCAGTCCTGTTGGTAGCGCACCAAAACGAGGCCGATTTGACTCCGGAGTTACTCGATATTTACCAGACGGCAGCCAATCTTGCCGGCACGGCCTTTGAACTAATCCGGCATCGCCACCACCTGGAGGAGTTGGTCCAGACACGAACATCCGAGCTAACGGCCAACAACCACCGGCTCCAGGACGAAATATCCGAGCGTCAACAGGCGGAGCAAGCCTTGCGGGAAAGTGAAAAGAAGTTTCGCATCGTGGCCGACAACACGTATGACTGGGAGTTCTGGATCAGTCCAGATAATCACTTCATCTATTGTTCCCCCTCCTGTGCTCGCATCACCGGGTATCCGGCCCAGGCCTTTCTGGACGATCCAGGTTTGCAAACCCGCATCATTTTTCCGGAGGACCAACGGTTGTTTATAGAATATCAGGCGCACACGCTTCAAACCAGGCAGCACAACGAGTTGGATTTCCGGATCGTGAGAGCCGATGACGCCGTGCGGCAGATTCGCCATTCCTGCCAGCCGGTCTTTGATCAGGACGGGGTCTTTTTGGGAATCCGCGGCACCAATCGCGATATTACCGAGCGACGGCTGGTCACCGAGGCCCTGCGACAGAGCGAAGAGAAATTCCGGATGCTGTTCGACGGCGCGCCGGATCCCATTCTGCTGGTTAATGATCAAAACCAATTTGTGGACTGCAACGCGGCGGCCATAAAATTTCTAGGGGCCGCCACCAAGGCAGAGTTGCTGGGTTGTCCGCCCGTAACGTTCTCTCCCGAGCGCCAGCCCGATGGCGAACTGTCGAGTGCAAAGGCCGAGCGTTTTTCGCAGATGGTGTTCGCCGAAGGAAGCCACTGTTATGAATGGGTTCATCGGCGGTTGGACGGCGTGGAATGTACCGTGGAAGTTTCCATGAGCGTCATCTCGATGGGGAATCAAAAACTCAAATTGGTCCATTGGCGGGACATTACCGAACGCAAACGCATGGAACTGGAATTGGCCCAAGCGCGCGACATCGCTGTGCAATCCGCACGCCTCAAAGCAGAATTTCTGGCCAACATGAGTCATGAAATCCGCACTCCCATGAATGGGGTCATCGGCATGGCCAGCCTGCTGCTCGATACCCCGCTGACCGATCAGCAGCGGCATTATCTGGAAACCCTCCGGCAAAGTGGCGAGTCATTGCTTACCATTATCAACGACATTCTCGATTTTTCCAAAATCGAGGCCCGAAAACTCGTTTTTGAGGTGCTTGATTTTAACCTGCAGGAAGTCGTCGAGCAGACGCTGGAAGTCGTAGCGGAGCGTGCCCATGCAAAAAAGCTGGAGTTGGCAGGCGTGGTGCTGCCGGATGTGCCCACCCGCTTGCGCGGCGATCCAGGCCGACTGCGGCAAATCCTTTTGAATCTCACCAGTAATGCCGTCAAATTCACCAAACAAGGCGAAATCGCCGTTCGGGTGTCCAAGACCGATGAATCCGATACGAAAGTGGTCCTGCGGATCGAAGTCAGGGATACCGGGGTTGGCATCGCACCCGCCGCCCAAAATGCCATCTTCCAGGCGTTTACCCAAGCGGACGGTTCCACCACGCGCAAATATGGCGGCAGCGGTTTGGGGTTGGCTATTTGCAAACAATTGGTGGAAATGATGCATGGCCTGATTGGGGTGGACAGCACTCCGGGCCGGGGTTCCACCTTCTGGTTCACCGCGCATCTGGAAAAACAACCGAGGCAAAAGGAACAACCGGTAAAAGGTACTCCGGACCTGACGCATGTGCGGCTCCTGATTGTGGATGACAACGCCACGAACCGGGAAATCCTGGAACATCATGCCAATGCCTGGAAAATGCGTCACGCCAGCGCCACCAGCGGCGCCGAGGCGTTGCACCTGCTGCGGGGAACCCTCCCCGATCCATTTGACTTGGCCATTCTGGACATGCAAATGCCAGAGATGGACGGTCTCACACTGGCCCGACTCATCAAGGCGGATCCTCGAATCGCCCACACCCGACTGGTCATCCTCTCCTCCATTGGCCAGAAGATGGATGCTGAAGCATTGCGCGCGTCCGGCATTGAAACGTATCTGAGCAAGCCAATCAAACAATCCCGGCTGTTTGATTGCCTGGCTTCGGTGATGGGACACAGTCCAGTAATGGCCCACCGCATTATTCCAACCGTAACTCTCCCGCATGTCACACGGTCGCTGCGCATCCTGCTGGCCGAGGATAATTTGATCAACCAGAAGGTGGCGGTGGGGCAACTGAAAAAACTCGGTTATACTGCCGAGGTTGTGGCCAACGGTCTGCAGGTGATAGAAACCCTTGGCCGCATGGAATACGACGTCTTGCTCTTGGATTGCCAGATGCCCGAAATGGACGGGTTCGAGGCCAC
The Verrucomicrobiota bacterium genome window above contains:
- a CDS encoding PAS domain-containing protein yields the protein MENPPTTTLTNLQSDHDLLTCLLDHIPDRVYFKDREGRFIRVSRAEAQFLGATTPGEVIGKTDFDFFVPELAKVTWADEQRVMSTGQPMIGKVERKLHLDGRTGWALVAKIPLNDHAGELLGTCGISKDITALKETEAALQGANADLASKKLHLEETLAQLQATHEQLHEAQQRLIDYAKIESLARLAVAVAHEVRNPLAILAMGISYLSKQPAVVEDKESAVMLQDMSAAIQRAEVVMSALMDGAADSGTTINLAEVPVAVQNAVDIMKKRV
- a CDS encoding response regulator; this encodes MTQPQNNPLRVLIVEDCESSAQMILLLLQHAGYLPTSRRVETAAAMRKALQQELWDLIISDHKMPEFDAAGALQVYKESKLDIPFIIVSGMIGEAFAVSMMKNGAHDYILKPNLHRLVPSIQRELREAAIRRELKRANQTKRHLEFGAFLRAAHSIIGLTSREEIWNHLAQLIGQFFKVSWVASAEPGGASGIVITSCTQPEKDFPDKLLQNNNRQIIAGVLEYGELMSLEIQTPEPWHTAFLPAKVGPQVSAVLLVAHQNEADLTPELLDIYQTAANLAGTAFELIRHRHHLEELVQTRTSELTANNHRLQDEISERQQAEQALRESEKKFRIVADNTYDWEFWISPDNHFIYCSPSCARITGYPAQAFLDDPGLQTRIIFPEDQRLFIEYQAHTLQTRQHNELDFRIVRADDAVRQIRHSCQPVFDQDGVFLGIRGTNRDITERRLVTEALRQSEEKFRMLFDGAPDPILLVNDQNQFVDCNAAAIKFLGAATKAELLGCPPVTFSPERQPDGELSSAKAERFSQMVFAEGSHCYEWVHRRLDGVECTVEVSMSVISMGNQKLKLVHWRDITERKRMELELAQARDIAVQSARLKAEFLANMSHEIRTPMNGVIGMASLLLDTPLTDQQRHYLETLRQSGESLLTIINDILDFSKIEARKLVFEVLDFNLQEVVEQTLEVVAERAHAKKLELAGVVLPDVPTRLRGDPGRLRQILLNLTSNAVKFTKQGEIAVRVSKTDESDTKVVLRIEVRDTGVGIAPAAQNAIFQAFTQADGSTTRKYGGSGLGLAICKQLVEMMHGLIGVDSTPGRGSTFWFTAHLEKQPRQKEQPVKGTPDLTHVRLLIVDDNATNREILEHHANAWKMRHASATSGAEALHLLRGTLPDPFDLAILDMQMPEMDGLTLARLIKADPRIAHTRLVILSSIGQKMDAEALRASGIETYLSKPIKQSRLFDCLASVMGHSPVMAHRIIPTVTLPHVTRSLRILLAEDNLINQKVAVGQLKKLGYTAEVVANGLQVIETLGRMEYDVLLLDCQMPEMDGFEATRQIRHREKENPQKHLWIIAMTAHAMEGDREACLAAGMDDYVSKPVHLSELQKALERCIVAERASVTASSAGSHLTSNPGSHIPKS
- the recG gene encoding ATP-dependent DNA helicase RecG is translated as MDRRAGLTYSRRVSGANPSEFALSTPLNRLYGVGAERCAQLARLGLLTLEDLFLHAPRRYEDRRHCTPIADLQADECAVVRGTIVACGVKYWSKRTRSLFELVLEDGTRRLHCQWYNCDFLERVYARGQELAVYGKVSGVRPFTMRHPEVEILDPGEEPSLHMNRIVPVYPLTEGLPQRWLRSLVWRNLQAFGRLIVEPHPGSLPEGFVSRLEAVRRLQFPDTLAEPDTARRRLAFDEFLELQLRMLTRRRNLQANAPGLVCRGDNRWIKPFLGGLSFKLTEAQTRVLREIRADLGGPHPMRRLLQGDVGSGKTVVAACAALMALESGCSVALMAPTEILAEQHWRNFQRWFDALGITVHLRTGSRKTETECGPTARSAAPALYVGTHALITEGVELENLGLVIIDEQHKFGVTQREALVRKGIYPHLLVMTATPIPRTLGLTLYGDLDVSVIDELPMGRGVIKTFVRTPDTLPKVWEFIRQKLATGRQAYVVYPRVEEGDLKSGAKAVREEYETLVRVLAPWKVGLLYGRLRPEEKEKVMADFRANQVQVLLATSVIEVGVDVPNATMMLVENAEQFGLAQLHQLRGRIGRGAHDSYCILVASRATDAALARLRVLADTTDGFRIAEADLALRGPGELLGQEQSGVPTFKFGDLRRDLPLIELARETAKRILTA
- a CDS encoding NAD(P)/FAD-dependent oxidoreductase, yielding MSEPNEMYDLAVIGGGSAGYAATRTGVAAGLRTVILEGGAEVGGLCILRGCMPSKALLYASEVLHLCRNAATWGLRVEDASFNFARVMARKDAMIQEFAEYRRQQLASGKFTFLRAQARFTDPHTLELKDGQTIKARHFVIATGSVVAPPALPALNNLGYLTSDDVLALKQLPRSLIVLGGGAVAVEMAQFLSRFDVKVTLVQRSEHLLKEFDTDAATDLETVFRREGIELYTGTQLTGARRCGNLKEILFQHRGQTVRVAAEEILFAQGRAPNIAGLNLAAAGVSVAGGRIVTDAQMRTSAPHIFAAGDCTGPHEIVHIAIQQGEIAVHNIIQPAKPRQSDYRLLVSVVFTEPQVAQVGLTEKAAQAQRVPYLAAKYPFNDHGKSLLMEAKDGFVKLLANPTTGEILGGTCVGPQGGELIHEIVVAMYKRMTVHELTAVPHYHPTLAEIWTYPAEELAEQITL
- a CDS encoding PH domain-containing protein; protein product: MAGQIYWPFPVMDHTFAQVMNAVAVEFAEVYAGLAQAHGLVRDEGDCLCVEYQVQDGFVGAIKSRVKQVRIPLSELAHVRLHQSAFARWFRLGGNLIVQANGLDFFKDTPGASQGRLSLHVANRDMPEAQQLVSDLMQVGRLTSAPPRIAK